One Candidatus Zixiibacteriota bacterium genomic window carries:
- a CDS encoding M6 family metalloprotease domain-containing protein: MSRNTCVCRFTGGLLALLIVLIIANSAFAVAPMPGTLEKWKAEGTLEKNLAILKAFRDAGGDAPSANLPFSRERMAAKAAFDPNAVDTINVIVILVDFYDNWATVGDSAKFDSMLFSVKGDPDSNATGSMTDYYFENSYGKLFIRGDVTHWLRMSNSYASYVGTDMGLGPGGRLLARDAALAADSFVNFAKYDNDGNNIVDGIIVVHAGKGAEEGGDSTAIWSHRSNLSTSLTLDGKSIYAYTMNPEKFLGAMVPIGVFCHEYGHILGLPDLYDTDYTPSTSDGLGSWSLMASGNYNGSSKLPAHFDPWCKINLGFLVPDTGLLDVTSNLYQAPIPAVEYNAMVYRILGEPGGSEYWLVENRQRVGFDLGLPASGLLIYHVDGAVPNNDNYLRYKVALEQADGFNDLALTAYGADAGDPWPGNTVNRNFHDMSNPNAHDNATDSPTEVGVWRITNSDSIMYADLDVEYSRPHLALWSYDSVKFMDTVGLADGDGMVEAGETADVYFRVRNFMRSAYYWYLNLSCNDPDVQIITNNVTETNYLNPVLTAGVVTEIPIRLSLAPTAKTKIVTFRLIIEADSLVATHGDKRFVDTFYFDAELGAPRILVLDDDEGFSFDTLYTNALRNLRVPHRVWSKIDSIGSPPAAEMSKYTTILWLTGDTLNGGALNAQDIASLKTFLDGGGNLAFASLKGSRLLWESDSMFMKDYLRARWDPGTILLPITKGVTGNPVGDTFAYRGTTHAVGGLLNPLNGGQTSLIITNATKTQNYGSCAVTYSGAYKSFVMSWGPEFISDNWGGISWATKQTFVDQILKFFGESIVTDVNDPDGPSLPSSIVLHQNYPNPFNPSTEISYTLNPVRGASGKLPSVNLAIYNLLGQKVVTLVDAVQPAGTYSVSWDGANQAGWKVASGVYFYRLTRGEESVSRKMLLLK; the protein is encoded by the coding sequence ATGTCCAGGAACACATGCGTCTGTCGATTCACCGGGGGATTGCTCGCGCTTCTTATAGTTCTCATTATCGCGAACAGTGCATTTGCGGTTGCGCCGATGCCCGGCACGCTCGAAAAATGGAAAGCCGAAGGGACACTCGAAAAGAATCTCGCCATCCTGAAAGCGTTCCGTGATGCCGGCGGCGATGCTCCGTCAGCGAATCTGCCGTTCTCACGTGAGCGTATGGCCGCCAAGGCGGCGTTTGATCCCAATGCGGTCGACACGATCAACGTTATCGTAATACTCGTGGATTTCTACGACAATTGGGCCACGGTCGGTGACAGCGCCAAGTTCGATTCGATGCTGTTCTCTGTCAAAGGGGACCCGGATTCGAATGCGACCGGCTCCATGACGGACTATTATTTCGAGAATTCCTATGGTAAGCTGTTTATCAGGGGGGACGTGACGCACTGGCTCAGAATGTCGAACTCGTATGCCTCCTATGTAGGGACCGACATGGGACTGGGTCCTGGCGGACGACTGCTCGCGCGCGATGCTGCCCTTGCGGCCGACTCGTTCGTCAATTTCGCCAAGTACGACAATGACGGCAATAACATCGTGGATGGTATAATCGTAGTTCATGCCGGCAAGGGGGCAGAGGAAGGGGGAGACTCAACTGCCATCTGGTCACATCGAAGCAATCTGTCCACGTCACTCACGTTAGACGGCAAATCTATATACGCATACACCATGAACCCCGAGAAGTTTCTCGGCGCCATGGTGCCCATCGGCGTGTTCTGTCATGAGTATGGACATATCCTCGGGCTCCCCGACCTGTACGACACAGACTACACCCCTTCGACATCAGATGGACTGGGCAGTTGGTCGCTGATGGCGTCGGGAAATTACAATGGTAGTTCCAAACTTCCGGCTCACTTCGATCCGTGGTGCAAGATCAACCTCGGGTTTCTCGTCCCGGATACCGGGCTCCTTGATGTCACGTCCAACCTGTACCAGGCACCTATCCCGGCTGTCGAGTACAACGCTATGGTGTACAGAATACTGGGAGAGCCGGGCGGCTCCGAATACTGGCTGGTGGAGAACAGACAGCGAGTCGGCTTCGACCTGGGACTTCCTGCTTCAGGTCTGCTGATCTATCATGTCGATGGCGCTGTCCCGAATAACGACAATTACCTTCGTTACAAAGTGGCGCTAGAGCAGGCGGATGGCTTCAATGATCTGGCACTTACCGCATATGGCGCCGATGCCGGTGACCCATGGCCTGGTAACACCGTCAACCGCAATTTCCACGACATGAGCAATCCAAACGCGCACGACAACGCGACCGACTCCCCGACCGAAGTGGGTGTCTGGCGGATCACCAACTCAGATTCCATCATGTACGCCGATCTGGATGTGGAATATTCACGTCCTCATCTGGCGCTCTGGAGTTACGATTCGGTCAAGTTCATGGATACGGTCGGTCTGGCCGACGGAGACGGTATGGTCGAAGCGGGGGAGACGGCGGATGTTTATTTCCGTGTTCGCAACTTCATGCGAAGCGCATATTACTGGTACCTCAATTTGTCGTGCAACGATCCCGACGTACAGATCATCACCAACAACGTCACCGAGACCAATTACCTGAACCCGGTGCTGACCGCAGGTGTGGTGACAGAAATTCCGATCAGGCTGTCGCTCGCGCCGACGGCGAAGACGAAGATCGTCACATTCAGGCTGATAATAGAAGCCGATTCGCTTGTTGCTACACACGGGGACAAGCGGTTTGTTGACACGTTCTATTTTGATGCTGAGCTTGGGGCGCCAAGAATACTCGTACTTGACGACGATGAAGGATTTTCGTTCGACACGCTGTACACCAATGCCCTCCGCAACCTCCGGGTGCCGCACCGAGTCTGGAGCAAAATCGACTCGATTGGTTCCCCACCGGCGGCAGAGATGAGCAAGTATACAACAATCCTCTGGCTCACAGGCGACACACTGAACGGTGGGGCGCTGAATGCACAGGATATCGCGTCGCTGAAGACGTTTCTGGACGGCGGGGGGAATCTGGCGTTCGCGAGTCTGAAGGGAAGCAGGCTGCTTTGGGAGTCTGATTCTATGTTTATGAAAGACTATCTGCGTGCCCGTTGGGATCCCGGAACAATTCTACTACCCATTACCAAAGGGGTCACCGGCAATCCGGTTGGGGATACTTTCGCGTATCGCGGGACGACACACGCTGTCGGTGGACTTCTGAACCCGCTCAACGGTGGCCAGACTTCTCTGATCATTACAAACGCAACGAAGACACAAAATTATGGCAGTTGCGCTGTAACGTACTCTGGTGCGTATAAATCCTTCGTGATGAGTTGGGGACCTGAATTCATAAGTGATAATTGGGGAGGAATCAGTTGGGCCACCAAGCAGACGTTTGTCGATCAAATACTCAAGTTCTTCGGTGAAAGCATTGTCACTGATGTCAACGACCCGGATGGGCCGAGTTTGCCAAGCAGCATCGTCCTGCATCAGAACTACCCCAATCCGTTCAACCCATCCACAGAAATATCGTATACTCTGAATCCGGTCAGGGGTGCGAGCGGGAAGCTACCGTCTGTAAATCTCGCCATCTACAACCTGCTCGGCCAGAAAGTGGTAACGTTAGTTGATGCGGTACAGCCGGCGGGAACATATAGTGTGAGTTGGGATGGCGCCAATCAGGCGGGCTGGAAAGTGGCATCCGGTGTCTATTTCTACCGGTTGACTCGAGGGGAGGAATCTGTTTCCAGGAAGATGCTCCTGTTGAAATGA
- the fsa gene encoding fructose-6-phosphate aldolase, with the protein MKFFIDTANLDEIKNAVAMGVLDGVTTNPSLAAKESAPYREILKEICRVVPGPVSAEVLSTDAKGMLKEAEELCKIADNIVIKIPTILEGLKAIKALHGQGTMTNATLVFSPMQALLVAKAGATFVSPFIGRLDDVSTDGMKLIEEIVQIYENYDYETEVLVASVRHPMHVVEAALIGADVVTMPYSVIARLIQHPLTDIGLEKFISDFKKAGKDK; encoded by the coding sequence ATGAAGTTCTTCATAGACACGGCCAATCTGGATGAGATCAAAAACGCCGTGGCAATGGGTGTGCTTGATGGTGTTACCACTAATCCGTCGCTGGCCGCAAAAGAGTCCGCGCCGTATCGGGAAATTCTCAAAGAGATATGCAGAGTAGTTCCGGGACCGGTATCGGCCGAGGTGCTGTCTACCGACGCGAAAGGAATGCTCAAAGAAGCGGAAGAGCTCTGTAAGATCGCCGACAATATCGTCATTAAGATCCCGACAATCCTCGAGGGACTCAAGGCTATCAAGGCGCTCCATGGCCAGGGGACGATGACCAACGCGACGCTGGTGTTCAGCCCCATGCAGGCGCTCCTGGTGGCGAAAGCTGGCGCGACGTTCGTATCCCCGTTCATCGGAAGGCTCGATGATGTCTCGACCGATGGTATGAAACTCATCGAGGAGATCGTTCAGATCTACGAAAACTATGACTACGAGACCGAGGTTCTGGTGGCGTCGGTACGGCATCCGATGCACGTGGTGGAAGCGGCGCTGATCGGCGCCGACGTGGTCACCATGCCGTACTCGGTGATCGCCCGCCTGATACAACATCCGCTGACCGATATCGGGCTCGAGAAGTTCATCTCGGACTTCAAGAAAGCCGGCAAAGACAAATGA
- the purB gene encoding adenylosuccinate lyase, giving the protein MIARYTLPEMGALWSEEAKFQTWLEVEIEAARAMAQLRLIPASVARAIENKARFDVARINAIEKEVNHDVIAFLTCVGEYVGKDARYLHFGMTSSDVLDTALSLQMKRAAGIIDAKIVKALALIKGLAKKHKNTPCIGRTHGVLAEPTTAGLKFAMWYTELTRARVRFAAATENISVGKISGAVGNFANLDPKVEEAVCKRLGLKPAEVSTQVIQRDRHAEYILALALLCSSLEKFATEIRNLQRTEIGEMMEGFAKGQKGSSAMPHKRNPITAERITGIARMLRGYAVAAMENVPLWHERDIAHSSVERVIIPDATIVTDYGLEKFIGLLSGLVVNEKRMLENIYYGGGLVFSQRLLLKLAGPAGSRERAYRMVQRNALAASEGKGLFRELVKRDEEVTQYLKEAEIDECFDVAYYTRNVGKIFKRVFGR; this is encoded by the coding sequence ATGATCGCTCGGTACACGCTTCCTGAGATGGGGGCGCTCTGGTCCGAAGAAGCCAAATTCCAAACATGGCTGGAGGTGGAGATCGAAGCAGCCCGCGCCATGGCACAACTGCGGCTAATTCCGGCATCGGTTGCCAGGGCCATAGAAAATAAAGCGCGCTTTGATGTCGCCAGGATCAATGCGATTGAAAAAGAAGTCAACCATGATGTCATTGCCTTCCTGACCTGTGTCGGCGAATACGTGGGGAAAGATGCCAGGTACCTGCATTTCGGCATGACCTCATCCGATGTCCTGGATACGGCGTTGTCACTTCAAATGAAACGGGCAGCCGGGATCATCGATGCCAAGATCGTGAAGGCCCTGGCGTTGATCAAGGGTCTGGCAAAGAAGCACAAGAATACACCTTGCATCGGGCGAACTCATGGTGTCCTGGCCGAACCGACCACTGCCGGTCTCAAGTTCGCTATGTGGTACACCGAGCTGACTCGCGCTCGGGTGCGGTTTGCCGCTGCCACGGAAAACATCTCCGTAGGTAAGATCTCCGGCGCGGTGGGCAATTTCGCCAATCTCGATCCGAAAGTTGAAGAAGCGGTGTGCAAACGTCTGGGACTAAAACCGGCCGAGGTGAGCACCCAGGTAATTCAGCGCGATCGCCACGCCGAGTATATCCTGGCACTGGCGCTGCTTTGCTCCTCATTGGAGAAGTTCGCGACTGAAATCCGCAATCTGCAGCGGACTGAGATCGGTGAGATGATGGAGGGATTTGCCAAGGGGCAGAAGGGATCGTCGGCCATGCCACACAAACGGAACCCGATCACTGCCGAGCGGATCACCGGTATCGCCCGGATGCTTCGCGGCTACGCGGTCGCGGCCATGGAAAACGTCCCGCTCTGGCATGAGCGGGATATCGCGCATTCATCGGTTGAGCGTGTGATCATTCCCGATGCGACTATTGTTACCGATTATGGACTCGAGAAGTTCATTGGACTCCTGAGCGGTCTGGTGGTCAACGAAAAGCGGATGCTTGAAAATATCTACTATGGCGGCGGCCTGGTCTTCTCCCAGCGGCTCCTGCTCAAGCTGGCCGGACCCGCCGGTTCGCGTGAGAGAGCGTACCGTATGGTTCAGCGAAATGCCCTTGCCGCCTCGGAAGGGAAGGGGTTGTTCCGGGAACTGGTGAAGCGGGATGAAGAGGTCACGCAATATCTCAAGGAGGCTGAGATTGATGAGTGTTTCGATGTCGCCTATTATACGCGCAATGTCGGAAAGATATTCAAACGGGTGTTCGGGCGATGA
- a CDS encoding energy-coupling factor transporter transmembrane component T → MIRTTPIFLGQYRPLESFLHRLDARAKLLPVLAVLVLALLTTSVLFYGIVLGALITGLLLSKVGPGNLWRNFRPVLLLVLITFLYHILFSGKEGPVLFTIDTYPVTSRAMANAVFFSLRLVLFIGMAFLITLTNSPSELAETVTFLMKPLGRLGVPVNDLGLIVFIAMRFIPILYDEFVSIRNAQMMRGVNFGGSYVRRIRRTTVLLIPVFASAMNRADDLALAIEARGYHGHAPRTAYTHARFGKAEYSFMLAGTATILALFSLTR, encoded by the coding sequence ATGATACGGACAACTCCCATATTCCTGGGGCAGTATCGCCCCCTTGAGTCGTTTCTGCATCGGTTGGATGCCAGAGCTAAACTTCTGCCGGTTCTGGCGGTGTTAGTGTTGGCGTTACTGACCACATCAGTGCTCTTTTATGGCATCGTACTGGGTGCTCTGATCACTGGGCTGCTTCTGTCGAAAGTGGGTCCGGGGAATCTGTGGCGGAATTTCCGGCCGGTCCTCCTGTTGGTCCTGATCACGTTTCTCTATCATATTCTTTTCTCCGGCAAGGAGGGGCCGGTGCTGTTTACGATCGATACCTATCCCGTTACTTCCCGCGCGATGGCCAATGCCGTGTTCTTTTCGCTGCGGCTGGTGCTCTTTATCGGCATGGCGTTCCTAATCACACTCACCAATTCCCCCTCCGAGCTGGCCGAAACGGTCACGTTCCTTATGAAGCCGCTGGGACGTCTCGGTGTCCCGGTTAATGATCTGGGTTTGATCGTATTCATCGCCATGAGATTCATTCCGATCCTGTACGATGAATTTGTTTCTATCCGAAACGCCCAGATGATGCGTGGCGTGAATTTCGGCGGGTCGTACGTTCGCCGCATACGGAGGACCACCGTGCTTCTTATTCCGGTGTTTGCCTCGGCCATGAATCGCGCCGATGACCTCGCGCTGGCGATCGAGGCGCGCGGCTATCATGGCCATGCACCACGAACGGCCTACACGCACGCCCGGTTTGGTAAGGCGGAGTACAGTTTCATGCTGGCCGGAACAGCGACGATTCTGGCGCTCTTTTCCCTCACCCGGTAA
- the truA gene encoding tRNA pseudouridine(38-40) synthase TruA, with amino-acid sequence MPTRNIKLLVEYKGTTFSGWQVQPGQRTIQGEITAAIRKVTACDVDVIGAGRTDAGVHALGQVANFHIDHPLASERYKDALNFHLPDDIRIHSSVEVSADFNSRFSARWRRYRYVMSQQRSAIYRDLRWENPVEIDYEVLQAAARTVVGEHDFGPFCVTASQKPDNTCVIAFSRWYRLGPLMVYEICGNRFLHSMVRSLVGAMVNLAGKPQDNNVQNLTLERFRNIILGQIDERVVFTAPAQGLYLVAVGYNDRESQT; translated from the coding sequence ATGCCGACTCGGAATATCAAACTTCTGGTCGAGTACAAAGGGACCACCTTTTCCGGCTGGCAGGTGCAGCCCGGTCAAAGGACGATACAAGGGGAGATAACCGCGGCTATTCGAAAAGTCACGGCCTGTGACGTGGATGTGATTGGGGCGGGGCGAACCGATGCCGGTGTGCACGCGCTGGGACAAGTGGCCAACTTCCACATCGACCATCCCCTGGCGTCCGAGCGATACAAAGACGCGCTCAATTTTCATCTCCCCGATGATATCCGCATCCATTCCTCAGTGGAGGTGAGCGCCGACTTCAATTCCCGGTTCAGCGCACGGTGGCGCCGGTATCGGTATGTCATGTCTCAGCAGAGGTCGGCGATCTACCGCGACCTGCGCTGGGAAAACCCCGTAGAGATTGATTACGAGGTGTTGCAGGCGGCCGCCCGGACAGTTGTCGGTGAACATGACTTTGGTCCGTTCTGCGTGACCGCTTCCCAAAAGCCTGACAATACATGTGTGATCGCTTTCTCGCGGTGGTACCGATTGGGGCCACTCATGGTGTATGAGATCTGCGGCAACCGGTTCCTGCATAGTATGGTGCGGTCGCTTGTCGGTGCGATGGTCAATCTGGCCGGCAAGCCACAGGACAACAATGTGCAGAACTTGACATTAGAGCGATTCCGGAATATCATTCTCGGGCAAATCGATGAACGAGTAGTATTTACCGCCCCGGCGCAGGGCCTGTACCTGGTCGCCGTGGGATACAATGACAGGGAGAGCCAGACATGA
- a CDS encoding transcriptional repressor, protein MKEFLRTKGFKMTPQRELIFRSFFELGKHVSVDELYERVKQQDRSVGYATVWRNLKLICKVGLAEEVNLGDGVTRYDRVTREPHGHLYCLQCRTLVEFDTGNLMGELIKTTDSFHFQPEGFKIEIQGYCQECQKARHVVGKSKVH, encoded by the coding sequence ATGAAAGAGTTTCTGCGCACCAAAGGGTTCAAGATGACTCCACAGCGGGAGCTGATATTCCGTTCGTTTTTCGAGCTTGGCAAACATGTCTCGGTCGACGAGCTGTACGAGCGAGTGAAGCAGCAGGACCGTTCCGTTGGGTACGCCACGGTCTGGCGCAATCTCAAGCTGATCTGCAAGGTCGGGCTGGCCGAGGAGGTGAATCTTGGCGATGGTGTCACGCGGTACGATCGGGTCACTCGCGAGCCGCATGGGCATTTGTACTGCCTGCAATGTCGCACGCTGGTCGAATTCGATACCGGCAACCTGATGGGCGAATTGATCAAGACGACGGACTCGTTCCATTTCCAGCCGGAGGGATTCAAGATAGAGATCCAGGGGTACTGTCAGGAATGCCAAAAGGCACGCCATGTGGTCGGCAAGAGCAAAGTGCATTGA
- a CDS encoding FeoA family protein: MTYLSKMAPGQKGRVIGYTDDNRIARRLTELGLVPGRTIEYVRNAPLNDPLEVQVGPCCLSLRRAEASMVAVELEE, from the coding sequence ATGACGTATCTCAGCAAAATGGCGCCGGGCCAAAAGGGACGGGTGATCGGATACACCGACGACAATCGCATCGCGCGCCGTCTGACCGAACTGGGGCTTGTACCCGGGCGAACGATCGAGTATGTGCGCAACGCGCCCCTGAACGATCCGCTCGAGGTACAAGTGGGACCGTGCTGTTTGTCGCTCCGTCGTGCCGAGGCCTCAATGGTGGCTGTCGAGCTCGAAGAATAG
- the feoB gene encoding ferrous iron transport protein B — protein sequence MGVTSALRQESATVTVAVCGNPNCGKTTIFNAITGLRQRVANYPGVTVEKTSGTFRVPSSPDREFTLIDIPGTYSLAAFSPDEYIAAQALFGGIDGERAPDIIVCVVDATNLERSLYLLFQVMQIGRPVVVALNMVDIAHKHGVRIDHSRLSQELHGIPVAPVVASRGKGISELIDKIGSQADSAPMVGPGYYDPATEMILTSLMEPERNAPQHGHRHRHRHGRHGGDGCRHRSRAEYLRVLFDVSGPAERAFLLDSEDGMRSMLEKARHEIASRLGSLSIAETGSLTSKAAAISRNVVTTSAERRKTTSAKIDRLLLHPVLGPMLLILIMGFMFQSIFAWAEPVMNLIDDVFGGVSTYVGSLLSDGPLRSLLTDGVIGGVGSVLAFLPQIVILFLFIGLLEDSGYMPRIAFLVDRAFSWCGLSGKSFIPMLSSYACAVPGIMATRTIEDKKLRFMTILVAPLMTCSARLPVYAIMIAAFIPHKVYLGFLNSHGLVLGGLYLLGLVVAVLVSLILKHTLLKTQRGTFMMEFPSYKVPTLSSVLIRVYHRARSFVVRAGTVILAITIIVWALSYYPRSEAIQRDYARQVSVISSDQSIHDAVRSAKLAEAERERAGAQLRESYLGQLGRTVEPLFRPLGWDWRITMATLASFPAREVIIATLGTIFNLGSEAGESSGSLVDKMRLATWDHGPQIGKPLFSPAVALSIVVFFALCCQCGATLVTIRQETRSWKYAAGTFVYMTVLAYFGAMAVYQIFTRFGGV from the coding sequence ATGGGTGTGACATCAGCGCTGCGTCAGGAGTCGGCCACTGTCACCGTCGCCGTCTGCGGCAATCCCAATTGCGGTAAGACCACCATATTCAACGCCATTACCGGCCTTCGCCAGCGCGTGGCCAACTATCCCGGTGTTACGGTCGAAAAAACGAGCGGCACGTTTCGAGTGCCGTCCAGTCCGGATCGCGAATTTACCCTTATCGATATCCCCGGTACCTATTCGCTGGCGGCGTTCTCTCCCGATGAATACATAGCGGCACAGGCGCTGTTCGGCGGGATCGACGGTGAGCGGGCCCCCGATATCATTGTCTGCGTGGTTGACGCCACCAATCTGGAGCGGAGCCTGTATCTGCTTTTCCAAGTGATGCAAATTGGCCGGCCGGTCGTGGTGGCGTTGAACATGGTGGATATTGCCCACAAGCACGGTGTCAGGATCGACCATAGTCGTCTTTCGCAGGAATTGCACGGTATCCCGGTGGCGCCGGTGGTGGCATCACGTGGGAAAGGGATATCCGAGCTCATTGACAAGATAGGGAGTCAAGCCGACAGCGCCCCTATGGTCGGTCCGGGCTACTACGATCCGGCCACCGAAATGATCCTGACCTCTCTTATGGAACCGGAACGCAATGCGCCTCAACATGGCCACCGGCACCGGCATCGACACGGCAGACATGGCGGCGACGGGTGCCGTCACCGGTCGCGAGCTGAGTACCTTCGGGTGCTGTTCGATGTCAGCGGCCCGGCGGAGCGAGCCTTTTTGCTGGACTCAGAGGATGGCATGCGCTCCATGCTGGAGAAGGCCCGCCACGAGATCGCCAGCCGGCTCGGATCGCTGTCCATTGCCGAGACCGGGTCGCTCACCTCGAAAGCGGCGGCGATCTCGCGAAACGTAGTGACAACTTCGGCGGAGCGGCGAAAGACGACTTCGGCGAAGATCGATCGTCTGCTCCTGCACCCGGTTCTTGGGCCGATGCTCCTGATATTGATCATGGGGTTCATGTTCCAGTCTATCTTCGCCTGGGCCGAGCCGGTCATGAACTTGATCGACGACGTGTTCGGTGGTGTGAGTACGTATGTCGGGTCGTTGTTGTCCGACGGGCCGCTCCGGTCGCTCCTGACCGACGGCGTCATTGGCGGTGTCGGGTCGGTGCTGGCGTTTTTGCCGCAGATCGTCATACTGTTTCTGTTCATCGGCCTGCTTGAGGATTCCGGTTACATGCCGCGAATTGCCTTTCTGGTGGACCGGGCGTTCAGTTGGTGCGGGCTATCCGGCAAGTCATTCATACCGATGTTGTCTTCCTATGCCTGTGCGGTCCCCGGCATTATGGCCACGCGGACGATAGAGGACAAGAAACTGCGTTTCATGACCATTCTGGTGGCGCCGCTGATGACCTGTTCGGCGAGGCTACCGGTCTATGCCATCATGATTGCTGCCTTCATACCGCATAAGGTCTATCTCGGATTTCTCAATTCACATGGTCTGGTGCTCGGAGGGCTGTATCTGCTCGGACTGGTGGTGGCTGTCCTGGTATCGCTGATCTTGAAGCATACTTTGCTCAAAACACAGCGGGGGACGTTTATGATGGAGTTCCCGTCGTACAAGGTACCGACACTCAGTTCGGTGTTGATCCGCGTGTACCACCGAGCCCGTTCCTTTGTAGTGCGTGCCGGAACGGTAATTTTGGCTATCACAATCATTGTCTGGGCACTCAGCTACTACCCGCGCTCGGAGGCGATCCAAAGGGACTATGCTCGCCAGGTGAGCGTGATCTCATCCGACCAGTCGATCCATGATGCCGTTCGATCGGCAAAACTCGCGGAGGCTGAGCGCGAGCGGGCTGGGGCGCAACTCCGCGAGTCGTATCTGGGACAACTTGGCAGGACGGTCGAGCCTCTGTTCCGGCCACTTGGTTGGGACTGGCGCATTACGATGGCTACGCTGGCTTCGTTCCCGGCACGTGAAGTGATCATAGCGACACTGGGGACGATTTTCAATCTCGGTTCCGAGGCTGGTGAGAGTTCCGGTTCGCTCGTTGACAAGATGCGCTTGGCGACGTGGGATCATGGCCCGCAGATTGGCAAGCCGCTGTTTTCGCCGGCGGTCGCACTTTCCATAGTTGTGTTCTTCGCGCTCTGTTGTCAGTGTGGCGCAACGTTGGTGACGATCAGGCAGGAGACCCGAAGCTGGAAATATGCTGCCGGGACGTTTGTTTATATGACGGTGCTGGCATACTTTGGCGCTATGGCGGTGTATCAAATATTTACTCGCTTTGGGGGCGTATGA